In Pangasianodon hypophthalmus isolate fPanHyp1 chromosome 29, fPanHyp1.pri, whole genome shotgun sequence, one genomic interval encodes:
- the LOC128317684 gene encoding cancer-associated gene 1 protein-like has product MTQLSSSEVVLKNTAVAVIVPLKNGISSLNRVYKALIKAHVDPVTGQCSKYNYIRQQIVQAHQHLEKSEQTASSGLKILDESLERLTQVEGKLQCEMNDTKQTLENLRTEQESNEKLHRDSQGALEQARTNLNSTKQTLQDQESRKQTAQIVTGVGAGLLVIPIVGWIAGSAMLIGGVIEMDQAARAIRVAEEEVEKSETEVEEYEHKVSDYESKISQTKRDIRQKDDKLKHTREEIQKVNKQIESVADFQQKVRRAIHLLGALSGRVSVAEHQTRRFILQEPVMKVMEDVMMATEQITGNEPLYDNNLPRLINQLKENSQRLAAICASETRPKNNTTLRWLCCFKQTVTE; this is encoded by the exons ATGACCCAGCTTTCTTCATCCGA AGTCGTGCTGAAGAACACAGCTGTGGCTGTTATTGTTCCATTGAAAAATGGCATCTCCTCCCTGAACAGAGTCTACAAGGCCCTGATTAAGGCACATGTAGATCCTGTTACTGGGCAATGCTCCAAGTACAACTACATCAGACAGCAGATAGTGCAGGCTCATCAGCACCTGGAGAAGTCGGAACAGACAGCCAGTTCAGGGTTAAAGATTCTGGATGAAAGTTTAGAGAGACTTACACAAGTTGAGGGAAAACTCCAATGTGAGATGAATGATACAAAACAAACCTTAGAGAACTTGAGAACAGAGCAGGAATCTAATGAAAAATTACACAGGGACTCTCAGGGAGCTCTGGAGCAGGCTAGGACAAATCTtaattcaacaaaacagacactTCAGGATCAGGAAAGCAGGAAACAAACTGCTCAAATTGTCACAGGTGTTGGGGCGGGGCTGTTAGTTATACCAATCGTTGGATGGATTGCAG GTTCTGCCATGCTGATTGGTGGTGTCATTGAAATGGATCAAGCAGCACGTGCTATCAGAGTGGCTGAAGAGGAAGTGGAGAAGTCTGAGACTGAAGTGGAAGAATACGAACATAAAGTATCTGACTACGAGTCTAAGATTTCCCAGACCAAACGTGACATCAGACAGAAAGATGacaagctgaaacacacacgtGAAGAAATCCAGAAGGTGAATAAGCAGATCGAGTCTGTAGCTGATTTCCAGCAGAAAGTGAGAAGAGCTATCCACCTCCTGGGTGCTCTGAGCGGGAGGGTCAGCGTGGCTGAACATCAGACTCGCAGATTCATCCTCCAGGAGCCTGTGATGAAGGTGATGGAGGATGTGATGATGGCCACAGAGCAAATCACAGGGAATGAGCCCCTCTATGACAATAACCTGCCAAGGCTCATCAATCAGCTGAAAGAGAACAGCCAACGACTGGCAGCCATCTGTGCCTCGGAGACCCGCCCTAAGAATAACACCACTTTACGCTGGTTATGTTGTTTTAAACAGACAGTCACTGAATAA
- the LOC113524044 gene encoding uncharacterized protein LOC113524044, with the protein MDFQIAKKTQSLTTAEEMRNQTKLVMQPYANWEEYLTPAPLSIAILGELVFISSKTDFSINKNPPKAGYKYIRYPDSFRACLMQVCNSGWWAFNEAHKNMDQIRLHTMAVPDYMKTAVKILFQGNDEVVEAHLPDQLENIRVIADDCLELATATEKRFTDVINIIQELLEACVNAEYFYGEELDAIKKKLNEAKLRKQSSKEASKRSEKAMKAMEEQLKEAHESYNKAMDSVPGGWDLIGMDLVAGLTERVTTLLNGVTAVITQRGNQYWKVSRIITHAMHHIKRQESAVDGVDVINIYSKSAEILMCTVNVQEFVQDNTINWKDLYDQKNKATLTDFQADQFKRIKESLKESPNCKEKIDAQNICDEGITICAELAKYAPEGKCEEAKTKKLIKRIRNLTESARSFDSKSKDVTNSPSLAPKPPMMYKEESKSQKMSASQRESENARFRIEQSRAQLDKTREIYEKSVENMEKNQNELTEILITMRNCEVKEIDFNTTIQMLVKGMDAMGRVKEQWEKMVRFFQMVSNIVKTSLTRTLKDFVSTSEKTQSLSYNAKLFSKDLLYSQAFQATNIASLVHMISATYTEVSNNHIMDRVSSLGKLMAMDKAKPEFLSERQQLQNSCDEAQKAILCLVLKNKNEFERKSAARLEKIDKELLAILPAAAPEEIKSIQAAVQSGFTEEEEADYA; encoded by the coding sequence ATGGATTTCCAAATTGCAAAGAAAACTCAAAGCCTCACCACAGCTGAGGAGATGAGAAATCAAACCAAGCTTGTGATGCAGCCGTATGCCAACTGGGAGGAGTATCTGACTCCTGCTCCACTCTCCATAGCCATCCTGGGAGAGCTGGTCTTCATCTCCTCCAAAACAGACTTCTCCATCAACAAGAACCCACCTAAAGCTGGCTACAAGTACATCAGATACCCAGATTCATTTCGTGCCTGCCTCATGCAGGTGTGTAACTCTGGCTGGTGGGCTTTCAACGAGGCCCATAAGAACATGGATCAGATTAGACTCCACACCATGGCAGTTCCAGATTACATGAAGACAGCTGTGAAGATCCTGTTCCAAGGCAATGATGAGGTTGTTGAAGCCCACCTTCCTGATCAGCTGGAGAACATTCGTGTCATTGCAGATGATTGTCTTGAGTTGGCcactgcaacagaaaagcggTTCACTGATGTCATCAATATTATCCAGGAACTGCTAGAAGCATGTGTAAATGCTGAGTACTTTTATGGGGAGGAGCTGGATGCTATCAAGAAGAAACTGAATGAGGCGAAGCTGAGGAAACAGTCATCTAAAGAAGCTTCTAAACGCTCAGAGAAAGCAATGAAAGCCATGGAAGAGCAACTTAAGGAAGCACATGAAAGTTACAACAAAGCAATGGATTCAGTACCCGGTGGATGGGACTTGATTGGTATGGATCTTGTCGCAGGCTTGACTGAGAGAGTCACAACTCTACTTAATGGAGTAACAGCCGTGATTACCCAGCGAGGGAACCAATACTGGAAAGTTTCCAGAATAATTACTCATGCAATGCATCACATTAAACGTCAAGAATCTGctgttgatggtgttgatgtaattaatatttatagcaAATCTGCAGAAATCCTGATGTGCACAGTGAATGTACAAGAGTTTGTGCAGGACAACACTATTAACTGGAAAGACTTGTATGATCAAAAGAATAAAGCTACATTAACAGATTTCCAGGCAGATCAGTTCAAAAGAATCAAGGAAAGTTTAAAAGAAAGCCcaaactgtaaagaaaaaattGATGCCCAAAACATATGTGATGAGGGCATTACAATCTGTGCAGAACTAGCAAAGTATGCACCAGAGGGGAAATGTGAAGAAGCCAAAACCAAGAAGCTGATTAAAAGGATCAGAAATCTGACTGAATCAGCTCGAAGTTTCGACAGCAAAAGTAAAGACGTCACAAATTCTCCTTCCCTGGCTCCCAAACCACCAATGATGTATAAAGAAGAAAGTAAATCTCAGAAGATGAGCGCTTCACAAAGAGAATCAGAGAATGCCAGGTTCCGCATAGAGCAGAGCCGCGCTCAACTGGACAAGACCAGAGAGATCTATGAGAAGAGtgtagagaacatggagaagaaCCAAAATGAGCTGACTGAAATCCTGATCACCATGAGGAACTGCGAGGTCAAAGAGATAGACTTTAACACCACTATACAAATGCTGGTCAAAGGTATGGATGCCATGGGGAGAGTGAAGGAGCAGTGGGAGAAGATGGTGCGTTTCTTTCAGATGGTGTCCAACATCGTGAAAACCAGCCTGacaagaacccttaaagattttGTCTCCACATCTGAAAAGACACAATCACTTTCCTATAACGCAAAGCTCTTCTCCAAAGACCTGCTCTACAGTCAAGCCTTTCAAGCCACTAACATCGCCAGCCTCGTCCACATGATCTCAGCAACCTACACCGAGGTTTCCAACAATCACATCATGGATCGTGTCAGCTCTCTGGGGAAACTGATGGCCATGGACAAGGCAAAGCCAGAGTTTCTTTCTGAGCGTCAGCAGTTACAGAACTCCTGTGATGAGGCTCAGAAAGCCATCTTATGCCTTGTCCTCAAGAACAAGAATGAGTTTGAAAGGAAAAGTGCTGCAAGACTGGAGAAGATTGACAAAGAGTTGCTCGCTATTCTCcctgctgctgctccagaaGAGATAAAGAGCATTCAAGCAGCTGTTCAAAGTGGATtcacagaggaagaggaagcagaCTACGCCTga